One genomic segment of Mycolicibacterium psychrotolerans includes these proteins:
- a CDS encoding non-ribosomal peptide synthetase produces MPWTYQRCRSAMSICCRPPTAPCSRCSRAGGRSVSDLGIASETRIDQVAADTPRERPAVVSAAGTLSYGEFDGAVSHIAEVLRARGVGRDECVGVIIPRSPELVVAIHGILRAGAAYVPIDPGHPATRIQTVLGDSGAHVVIAGPEFIELLDELGIDRVNPSISPADPVEPVASPEDLAYVIYTSGSTGRPKGVMVEHRSVANRLQWMQRRYPLYHQDVILHKTPATFDVSVWELLWWSMAGACVAVLEPGGERDPRKIVAAVEQHRVTVMHFVPSLLGPFLDELTDRPASILRLTSLRTVFCSGEALTPTLVERFNRTFSAIGAPRLVNLYGPTEATVDVSYFDCPSSGRVDVVPIGKPIDNTTLLVLDQRGNPCPIGVPGELNIGGLGLARGYRGRDDLTAAAFVRDDHVPGGRRYRTGDLARWRADGNLEFLGRSDDEVKVRGNRVSLGEVQAVMESCPGVHSAVVLAEPSNMPDVHLIGYFVGESVSVDELRAHLTRRLPTYMVPTNFVSLRAFPLTASGKVDRRALPRPGAPDHSAVTPRTSAESVLAEVFATVLGVDSVGVHDNFFAIGGDSILAIAVRGEAEKRGVTVDVEELFVRPTVAELAESGSRPDPEPRLTTEPFALLPLIDRSALRGAEDAFPATVLQLGMLFHSLGRVGSMYKDVFRYRMAMPWREGDFTAAFDQLVARHPALRSSFDLTECSVPVQVVRPRVPRAFDVVTGGDEALVRDYVTARHSQHYDLDSGPLYSLRAFVRDEGVDLVFSFHHAILDGWSVANLFCELLRDYLFRVGLEVPAVEAEVQPATVLAEYARLVRDASEDPAAREFWRRVVAGSHPTALRSDGIGEPKRSSEIVATEPIPEWLPDSLSQLAKSRRWPLKSLLLAAHCVTLQKLSGQTDVTTGLVTHGRPGIAGAEAAAGLFLNTIPIRLDSEHPTWRDVVEQVTQLERDCHHYRRYPLQAMQSDAGRVLLTTAFNFVNYRPLAQLAGMPGIELLDMEVHEQTNFGLLATVGVDPRTQRMFVRVTGDPHCVNGTQVHEYAQTFVDALSTIARTPEQAIEAYTDESVAPDSAAEAVLVDVFASTLGVESVGVHDDFFTIGGDSILALLVRSRAEKRGITFDIEELYASPTVAGLARSSSQPAPENLGITTPFALLPLIDRAALHDADDAFPANVLQLGMLFHSIERAESTMYKDVFRYRIAMPWREDEFQDAFDRMVDRHPALRSSFELTRYSLPVQVVSSQVPRAFDVVTAATDADVDDYMTARQAHRYSFSSAPLYSLRAFVGDDWLDLVFAFHHALLDGWSAANLVREVVQDYLNHLGFDVPAVEADPDATTLLAEHVRLERETIDDPAAQAFWRRVLAGSRATTLASYVPHEAPVTGAPSVVVQLPQWLQRAASQLARSRGVPVKSLLLAAHCVTLQRLSGDMDVTTGLVTHGRPSRTGAEVAAGLFLNTIPIRLDDTPTTWLDVVDHVAEFERASHRYRRYPLQVMQSDVGRPLFTAVFDFINYHLFGELGTVTGAELLDFEARERTNYPLWATASTDPQTGQLSLRVTGDPTLLTAAQAGEFAHAFLRVLATIVRTPEGVCDPAAGEMAVRDVVELVSEQATAHPQATAVNGDTGGWTYGQLDRGAERIAAGLVSAGMPVGARVGVKLERSPELIATVLGVLKAGAAVVPLDVSYPSARIDLMIERARPFRVISDITEVRALLAVPASTALPGIDPASTAYVLFTSGSTGEPKGVAMPHRALHNVIEWQNRRPSGAVGGTTLQFFPLSFDVSFQEIFSTLCGGGTLRLVSEAQRRDLSALVRLVADESVNRVFLTCVALQAFAEAALVSRTRLHSLRVAVNVGEQLRVTTEIRQLCAENPGLVLENQYGPTETHEVAGYTLRGSPDDYPTLPPIGTPIDGATIRLLDSNRRPVPPGSQGEIYIGGRCLALGYEGRPDLTAERFVSIGTQGERMYRTGDLGVQLPTGDLVYLGRADTQVKVRGFRIECAEVELALMHLDDKAVQAAAVVAKDLDSRDSTLVAYLLGDRTEADVTAIRARLRDVLPAYMVPMHFRWLDEFPLTPSGKRDDKALRELPLAEIDSPPIADGPVSAYEQAVAEIMAEFAGSPGFAAHTDFFDAGGTSIGAMRVVLAIARLWDIEIPLDVFLSAPTPADIARLVSAGAPMRGFDPIVPLRASGARVPLFLVHPIGGNVLCYLDLVKHLPVDQPVYALQAAGAEPGATPLDTVGELAASYIAAMRRVCPDGPYIVGGWSFGGYVAVEMARKLADEDLAGLVLLDTTALSDEPRQDVPESELIMWFFGELLLEAQGMDALRHTPDFDSVEPGSLFDSALQYTIEAGIVPAGSSPRLIRRLYEIFRANYQATLDYCHEPLDRDITLLRSIEELPEELTGPHHAVGSMFASPTNGWERLTPRSLRVIPVAGDHLSMMSEPHVADVGAKLSVELGALRPIAGATR; encoded by the coding sequence ATGCCTTGGACGTACCAGAGATGCCGCTCGGCGATGTCGATATGCTGTCGGCCGCCGACCGCGCCGTGCTCCAGATGTTCTCGCGCGGGGGGCCGATCGGTGTCTGACCTCGGAATCGCGTCGGAGACCAGGATCGACCAAGTCGCGGCCGACACCCCCCGCGAGCGGCCCGCGGTGGTGTCGGCGGCCGGGACGCTGAGCTACGGGGAGTTCGACGGGGCCGTCAGTCACATCGCAGAAGTATTGCGCGCCAGAGGCGTCGGGCGCGATGAGTGCGTTGGGGTCATCATCCCCCGCTCACCCGAACTGGTAGTGGCGATCCATGGGATCTTGCGCGCGGGGGCCGCATACGTGCCGATCGATCCCGGACATCCGGCGACACGTATCCAGACCGTCCTCGGCGACAGCGGCGCGCATGTCGTGATCGCCGGACCCGAGTTCATCGAATTGCTCGACGAACTCGGCATCGATCGAGTGAATCCGTCGATATCGCCGGCCGACCCGGTTGAACCCGTCGCCTCACCCGAGGACCTCGCCTACGTCATCTACACGTCGGGGTCCACAGGGCGGCCCAAGGGTGTGATGGTCGAACACCGGTCGGTGGCCAACCGGCTGCAGTGGATGCAGCGCCGGTATCCGCTCTACCACCAGGACGTCATTCTGCACAAGACACCGGCCACCTTCGACGTGTCGGTGTGGGAGTTGCTCTGGTGGTCGATGGCGGGTGCATGCGTCGCGGTGCTCGAGCCCGGCGGCGAGCGTGACCCTCGCAAGATCGTGGCAGCAGTCGAGCAGCATCGGGTGACGGTCATGCATTTCGTGCCGTCGCTGCTCGGCCCGTTCTTGGACGAACTGACAGACCGCCCTGCTTCGATACTCCGGCTCACCTCCTTACGCACCGTGTTCTGCAGCGGAGAAGCACTCACGCCGACGCTGGTCGAGCGGTTCAACCGGACGTTCAGTGCGATCGGAGCGCCTCGGCTGGTAAACCTGTACGGGCCGACCGAGGCGACGGTGGATGTGAGCTACTTCGACTGTCCGTCGTCCGGCCGCGTCGATGTCGTCCCGATCGGGAAGCCGATCGACAACACGACGTTGCTCGTGCTCGACCAGCGCGGAAACCCCTGTCCGATAGGCGTTCCCGGTGAGCTGAACATCGGCGGGTTGGGGCTGGCACGTGGCTACCGAGGTCGTGACGATCTGACCGCGGCAGCATTCGTCAGGGATGATCACGTGCCGGGCGGTCGGCGGTACCGAACCGGCGACCTCGCGCGATGGCGGGCGGATGGGAACCTGGAGTTCCTGGGCCGCAGCGACGACGAGGTGAAGGTCCGAGGAAATCGTGTGAGTCTCGGCGAGGTCCAGGCAGTCATGGAGTCATGCCCCGGCGTGCACTCAGCGGTGGTTCTCGCCGAACCGTCGAACATGCCCGACGTCCACCTCATCGGCTACTTCGTCGGCGAATCCGTCTCCGTAGACGAACTCCGCGCGCACCTGACGCGGCGGCTGCCCACCTACATGGTTCCCACCAACTTCGTGTCACTGAGGGCGTTCCCGCTCACCGCCAGTGGCAAAGTGGATCGACGGGCGCTACCCCGGCCCGGTGCACCGGACCACTCGGCCGTGACGCCACGCACCTCGGCCGAGTCGGTGCTGGCCGAGGTGTTCGCCACGGTACTCGGCGTCGACTCGGTCGGTGTGCACGACAACTTCTTCGCCATCGGCGGTGACTCCATCCTGGCCATAGCCGTGCGCGGCGAGGCCGAGAAGCGCGGCGTCACGGTTGACGTCGAGGAGCTGTTCGTCCGGCCGACGGTCGCCGAACTCGCCGAGTCCGGATCGCGGCCGGACCCCGAACCGCGCCTTACTACAGAGCCGTTCGCCTTGCTTCCGCTGATCGACCGCAGCGCCTTGCGCGGCGCCGAGGACGCCTTCCCGGCGACTGTGCTGCAACTGGGCATGTTGTTCCACAGCCTCGGGCGTGTGGGGTCGATGTACAAGGACGTCTTTCGCTACCGCATGGCGATGCCATGGCGTGAAGGGGATTTCACGGCAGCGTTCGACCAGCTCGTCGCTCGGCATCCCGCGCTGCGGTCGTCATTCGATCTGACCGAATGTTCGGTGCCGGTGCAGGTCGTCAGACCGCGGGTGCCGCGCGCGTTCGACGTTGTGACCGGCGGCGATGAAGCGCTGGTCCGCGACTACGTCACCGCCCGGCATTCGCAGCACTATGACCTGGACAGCGGCCCGCTGTACAGCCTGCGTGCGTTTGTCCGGGACGAGGGCGTGGATCTGGTCTTCTCGTTCCACCACGCGATCCTCGACGGCTGGAGCGTCGCCAACCTGTTCTGTGAGTTGCTGCGAGACTATCTGTTCCGGGTGGGTCTCGAGGTGCCTGCGGTGGAAGCCGAGGTGCAGCCGGCAACGGTGCTCGCCGAGTACGCCCGCTTGGTGAGAGATGCTTCCGAGGACCCCGCTGCACGAGAGTTCTGGCGTCGCGTGGTAGCCGGATCTCATCCGACGGCGCTACGGTCCGACGGCATCGGCGAGCCGAAGCGGTCTTCTGAAATCGTTGCGACGGAACCGATTCCGGAGTGGCTGCCGGATTCCCTGAGCCAGCTCGCGAAGTCTCGTCGTTGGCCGCTGAAATCTCTTCTCTTGGCCGCGCATTGCGTCACCCTGCAGAAGCTCTCGGGTCAGACGGACGTCACGACGGGGCTGGTCACGCACGGAAGGCCGGGCATTGCGGGCGCCGAAGCAGCCGCCGGGCTGTTCCTGAACACCATCCCGATCCGGCTGGACAGCGAGCACCCGACCTGGAGGGACGTCGTCGAGCAGGTGACCCAACTCGAACGCGACTGCCACCACTATCGGCGGTACCCGCTGCAGGCCATGCAATCCGACGCAGGTCGGGTCTTGTTGACCACCGCATTCAACTTCGTCAATTACCGCCCGCTGGCTCAGCTGGCCGGGATGCCCGGGATCGAGCTGCTCGACATGGAGGTGCATGAGCAGACCAATTTCGGCCTCCTCGCAACCGTCGGCGTCGACCCACGAACACAGCGGATGTTCGTTCGCGTCACCGGCGATCCGCACTGTGTCAACGGCACACAGGTCCACGAGTATGCGCAGACATTCGTCGATGCGCTGAGCACGATAGCGCGCACACCCGAGCAGGCGATCGAGGCCTACACCGACGAATCTGTTGCCCCTGACTCTGCGGCCGAGGCGGTCCTGGTCGATGTGTTCGCCTCGACGCTCGGAGTCGAATCTGTTGGTGTCCACGATGACTTCTTCACCATAGGGGGCGACTCGATCCTGGCCCTGCTGGTTCGCAGCAGGGCAGAGAAACGTGGGATCACCTTCGACATCGAGGAACTGTATGCAAGCCCGACGGTCGCCGGACTCGCCAGGTCCAGTTCCCAGCCGGCACCCGAGAATCTCGGCATCACAACGCCTTTCGCCCTGCTGCCGCTGATCGACCGCGCCGCGCTGCACGACGCCGACGACGCCTTCCCTGCGAACGTGTTGCAACTCGGCATGTTGTTCCACAGCATCGAGCGCGCCGAGTCGACGATGTACAAGGACGTCTTCCGATACCGGATCGCGATGCCATGGCGCGAAGACGAGTTCCAGGACGCCTTTGATCGCATGGTCGACCGGCACCCCGCACTGCGATCCTCGTTCGAACTGACTCGCTATTCACTGCCCGTTCAGGTGGTCAGCTCGCAGGTACCGCGAGCGTTCGATGTCGTGACCGCGGCCACCGACGCGGACGTCGACGACTACATGACCGCACGCCAGGCACACCGCTACAGCTTCAGCAGCGCTCCTCTCTACAGCCTGCGCGCGTTCGTCGGCGATGACTGGCTGGATCTGGTCTTCGCATTCCACCACGCGCTGCTGGACGGCTGGAGTGCTGCCAACCTCGTCCGCGAGGTGGTGCAGGACTACCTGAACCATCTCGGATTCGACGTGCCTGCGGTCGAGGCCGACCCGGACGCCACCACCCTCCTGGCCGAGCATGTCCGCTTGGAGAGGGAGACGATCGATGACCCTGCAGCGCAGGCATTCTGGCGTCGCGTGCTGGCGGGATCCCGCGCCACGACGCTAGCCTCCTACGTGCCCCACGAGGCCCCGGTGACCGGCGCCCCGAGCGTCGTCGTGCAGCTTCCGCAGTGGCTGCAGCGCGCCGCGAGTCAGCTTGCGCGGTCTCGGGGCGTCCCGGTGAAGTCGCTGCTACTCGCCGCGCATTGCGTGACTCTTCAGCGGCTCTCCGGCGACATGGACGTCACGACCGGTCTGGTCACTCACGGCCGCCCCAGCCGGACCGGCGCCGAAGTGGCTGCCGGGCTGTTTCTCAATACGATTCCGATCCGGCTCGACGACACACCTACGACCTGGCTCGACGTCGTCGACCACGTCGCCGAGTTCGAACGCGCAAGCCACCGATATCGTCGATACCCACTGCAGGTCATGCAATCCGATGTCGGCCGGCCTCTGTTCACGGCAGTGTTCGACTTCATCAACTACCACCTGTTCGGCGAGTTGGGCACCGTCACCGGCGCGGAACTCCTCGACTTCGAGGCGCGCGAGCGGACGAACTATCCACTGTGGGCGACCGCTTCCACAGACCCGCAGACCGGCCAACTGTCGCTGCGGGTCACCGGTGATCCGACGCTGCTCACGGCGGCGCAGGCAGGCGAGTTCGCGCATGCCTTCCTTCGCGTGCTGGCAACGATCGTTCGCACACCCGAGGGAGTCTGTGATCCTGCCGCCGGTGAGATGGCGGTTCGCGACGTCGTCGAACTCGTCTCCGAGCAGGCGACGGCCCACCCGCAGGCGACCGCAGTCAACGGCGACACCGGCGGCTGGACGTACGGCCAGCTGGACCGCGGCGCCGAGCGGATCGCGGCCGGGTTGGTGAGCGCGGGCATGCCGGTCGGCGCGCGGGTGGGCGTGAAGCTCGAGCGCTCCCCCGAGTTGATAGCGACTGTTCTCGGTGTCCTGAAGGCGGGTGCGGCGGTTGTGCCGCTGGATGTGAGCTATCCGAGCGCGCGAATCGACTTGATGATCGAACGCGCCCGCCCATTCCGGGTCATCTCCGATATCACCGAAGTTCGAGCGCTGCTGGCGGTGCCGGCATCGACGGCGTTACCGGGCATCGATCCCGCGAGCACGGCGTATGTGTTGTTCACGTCAGGGTCGACGGGCGAGCCCAAGGGCGTTGCGATGCCGCACCGGGCTCTGCACAACGTCATCGAATGGCAGAACCGGCGCCCATCCGGTGCAGTCGGCGGGACGACGCTCCAGTTCTTCCCGCTCTCCTTCGACGTGTCGTTTCAGGAGATCTTCTCCACGCTGTGCGGCGGCGGGACGCTGCGATTGGTTTCCGAGGCGCAACGGAGGGATCTATCGGCACTCGTGCGCCTCGTCGCGGATGAGTCGGTCAACCGCGTATTCCTGACCTGCGTTGCGTTGCAGGCCTTCGCAGAGGCCGCACTGGTGAGCCGAACACGACTGCATTCGCTGCGGGTGGCGGTCAATGTGGGCGAACAGCTCAGGGTGACAACGGAGATCAGGCAGCTGTGCGCTGAGAACCCCGGCCTCGTCCTGGAGAATCAGTACGGCCCCACGGAGACGCATGAAGTCGCCGGCTATACATTGCGCGGGTCACCTGACGACTACCCCACGCTACCGCCGATCGGTACCCCGATCGACGGGGCGACGATCAGGCTGCTCGATTCCAACCGACGGCCGGTCCCGCCGGGAAGCCAGGGCGAGATATACATCGGAGGTCGTTGCTTGGCACTCGGTTACGAGGGAAGACCGGACCTGACCGCGGAGCGGTTCGTGTCGATCGGCACGCAGGGTGAGCGGATGTATCGCACGGGCGACCTGGGAGTGCAGCTACCCACCGGTGACCTCGTCTACCTCGGACGCGCCGACACCCAGGTGAAGGTGCGTGGCTTCCGCATCGAGTGCGCGGAGGTCGAACTCGCACTGATGCATCTCGACGACAAGGCTGTTCAGGCGGCGGCCGTCGTCGCGAAGGATCTCGACTCCCGGGACTCCACACTGGTGGCCTATCTACTCGGCGACAGGACTGAAGCCGACGTCACCGCGATCCGGGCGCGCCTGCGGGATGTGCTACCCGCGTATATGGTCCCGATGCATTTCCGCTGGCTCGATGAGTTCCCGCTGACCCCCAGCGGCAAGCGCGATGACAAGGCGCTGCGTGAGTTGCCGCTCGCCGAGATCGATTCCCCACCGATCGCCGACGGACCGGTCAGTGCATACGAGCAAGCGGTGGCCGAGATCATGGCGGAGTTCGCGGGTAGTCCCGGGTTTGCGGCACATACCGACTTCTTCGACGCCGGAGGCACCTCGATCGGAGCCATGCGGGTGGTGTTGGCCATCGCGCGACTGTGGGACATCGAGATCCCATTGGATGTGTTCCTCAGTGCGCCCACGCCCGCCGACATCGCCCGGCTGGTCTCTGCCGGCGCCCCCATGCGTGGGTTCGATCCTATTGTCCCGCTGCGCGCCTCTGGCGCTCGCGTCCCCCTTTTTCTGGTCCACCCGATCGGTGGCAACGTCCTGTGCTATCTCGATCTCGTCAAGCATCTTCCCGTCGACCAGCCCGTCTATGCGCTACAGGCCGCAGGAGCCGAGCCCGGCGCGACGCCCCTGGACACCGTCGGCGAACTGGCGGCGTCCTATATCGCCGCGATGCGCAGGGTGTGCCCCGACGGTCCCTACATCGTCGGCGGCTGGTCTTTCGGCGGCTACGTTGCTGTCGAGATGGCACGGAAGTTGGCGGACGAGGACCTTGCGGGTCTCGTCCTGCTCGACACCACCGCGCTCAGCGACGAGCCCCGTCAGGACGTGCCGGAATCAGAATTGATCATGTGGTTCTTCGGGGAACTCCTCCTGGAGGCCCAGGGTATGGATGCACTGCGGCACACGCCGGACTTCGACAGCGTAGAGCCCGGATCACTCTTCGACTCCGCCCTGCAATACACGATCGAGGCGGGAATCGTTCCCGCCGGCAGTTCGCCTCGCTTGATCCGACGGCTCTACGAAATCTTCCGGGCCAATTACCAGGCGACACTCGACTACTGTCATGAGCCTCTGGACCGCGACATCACACTGCTGAGGTCGATCGAAGAGCTCCCGGAGGAACTGACCGGCCCCCACCACGCCGTGGGCAGTATGTTCGCCAGCCCGACCAACGGTTGGGAACGACTGACGCCGCGCAGCTTGCGGGTGATCCCTGTCGCGGGCGATCACCTGTCGATGATGTCGGAGCCCCATGTCGCAGACGTCGGGGCCAAGCTGTCAGTCGAACTCGGCGCGCTGCGGCCCATCGCGGGAGCCACGCGATGA